In the Micromonospora narathiwatensis genome, one interval contains:
- a CDS encoding NADH-quinone oxidoreductase subunit A, protein MVLVAALVVAGLHLAHRALTIASPPLESLPFQSGWPPAEHALSRYHVRWYLATLVFLAFDVEMLFMYPWAVVVGRLGATAIVEMFVFLGGVFVAVLWAWREGALRWV, encoded by the coding sequence ATGGTCCTGGTGGCCGCGCTCGTCGTCGCCGGCCTGCACCTGGCCCACCGGGCACTGACGATCGCCTCCCCGCCGCTGGAGAGCCTGCCCTTCCAGTCCGGATGGCCGCCGGCCGAGCACGCGCTGTCGCGCTACCACGTCCGGTGGTACCTCGCGACCCTGGTCTTCCTCGCCTTCGACGTGGAGATGCTCTTCATGTACCCGTGGGCGGTGGTCGTCGGCCGGCTGGGGGCCACCGCGATCGTGGAGATGTTCGTCTTCCTCGGCGGGGTCTTCGTGGCGGTCCTCTGGGCCTGGCGGGAGGGCGCGCTGCGGTGGGTCTGA
- a CDS encoding complex I subunit 1 family protein → MSDPAVTVVPGGWAPVAAGLLGLLAVTAAALDGFLTARATGAGPSGLSQPFGEVARLMRQRRRTTVAADRLLWRTGGAGLLVMALLIIVVVPLGEWTLFDLDVGVVWFNAMDVLAWAFVWLTGWGANSAYSLVGGYRFLAHGLAYELPLMFALVAPAVGASSLNLGAIVAAQRGLWFVVWMPVAFVVFCAGILAIAVWGPFSPALGVDVAGGVAAELSGVDRLLFLGGRYALLAAGAAFAVPMFLGGGNGPLLPGWSWALVKTVVLLCGLVWLRRRLPAARPDSFLEAGWLVLLPAALLQDLVVAVVAAERG, encoded by the coding sequence GTGTCTGATCCGGCGGTCACCGTCGTCCCGGGCGGCTGGGCGCCGGTCGCCGCCGGGCTGCTCGGACTGCTGGCGGTCACCGCCGCCGCTCTCGACGGATTCCTGACCGCCCGGGCGACCGGCGCCGGCCCGTCCGGCCTGAGCCAGCCGTTCGGGGAGGTGGCTCGGCTGATGCGGCAGCGGCGGCGTACCACGGTCGCGGCGGACCGGTTGTTGTGGCGAACCGGCGGCGCCGGCCTGCTGGTGATGGCGTTGCTGATCATCGTGGTGGTGCCGCTGGGCGAGTGGACCCTGTTCGACCTCGACGTCGGGGTGGTCTGGTTCAACGCCATGGACGTCCTCGCCTGGGCGTTCGTGTGGCTGACCGGCTGGGGTGCCAACTCGGCGTACTCCCTGGTCGGCGGTTACCGCTTCCTCGCCCACGGGCTCGCGTACGAGCTGCCGTTGATGTTCGCGCTGGTGGCGCCCGCGGTCGGCGCGTCGAGTCTGAACCTCGGGGCGATCGTCGCCGCCCAACGGGGCCTCTGGTTCGTGGTCTGGATGCCGGTGGCGTTCGTCGTCTTCTGCGCCGGAATCCTGGCGATCGCGGTCTGGGGGCCGTTCTCCCCGGCCCTCGGCGTCGACGTGGCCGGCGGGGTGGCCGCCGAGCTGTCGGGAGTGGACCGGCTGCTGTTCCTCGGCGGCCGGTACGCGCTGCTCGCCGCCGGGGCCGCGTTCGCGGTGCCGATGTTCCTCGGTGGCGGTAACGGTCCGCTGCTCCCCGGCTGGTCGTGGGCGCTGGTCAAGACAGTCGTCCTGCTCTGCGGGCTCGTGTGGCTGCGCCGCCGCCTGCCCGCGGCGCGGCCGGACTCGTTCCTGGAGGCCGGGTGGCTGGTGCTGCTTCCCGCGGCGCTGCTGCAGGACCTGGTCGTCGCGGTCGTGGCCGCGGAACGGGGTTGA
- a CDS encoding proton-conducting transporter transmembrane domain-containing protein — protein sequence MSQLAQAALWTLVALPAATGVLLATTRRAERVAAPVSLTVAALSVIASIVVAVARPSVSAPFVAGADFALTVDGLAALLAPMLAVVTLLVLAAPAGEIRRSRARFHGLMLLFAASAALTVTAATLPALLFAWEIMGAASYALIGFWWRDPDRMSAGLTAFLTTRSADVGLYVAAGAALAGGAGLALADLPHGSPGWRHVVAAGILVAALGKAAQLPFSYWLSRAMAGPSPVSALLHSAAMVALGGYLLLRVQPLLAATGWAAPLTMWVGASTALLLGAVAVAQRDVKQLLAASTCAQLGFVVLAAGAGTVAGGAAQLIAHAATKALLFLAAGVWLTALGTTRLAGLRGVAVRWRLVGWSATVGAVTLAGIPPLSLWATKDAILARVVERSPWLYAVGLAASALSAAYAGKVLVVIWRARPNQRGDVGTHHDQRLDTRRDQRFDARRDQRFDAGRDPTKAAAGGSRQVPLAVLAACAAAAGLLALPPVGPVVARTLGQPGEFHVPPVEPAVSALLALAVVLLVARRPAPEPRWALRWLGLEAVARVLVVRPVLRCAEALARFDDRVLDRGVQLVSTGSLRLARWAGLVDDRWIDGAVERLAAGTRRLGRLARRPQTGQLHQYYLQAVLVLLAAVVVLVVWG from the coding sequence ATGAGCCAACTCGCGCAGGCCGCCCTGTGGACGCTGGTGGCGCTTCCCGCGGCGACGGGCGTCCTGCTGGCCACGACACGGCGGGCGGAGCGGGTCGCCGCGCCGGTCTCGCTCACTGTTGCCGCACTCTCGGTGATCGCGTCGATCGTGGTCGCGGTGGCCCGGCCCAGCGTTTCGGCGCCGTTCGTGGCCGGTGCCGACTTCGCGCTCACCGTCGACGGGCTCGCCGCGCTGCTCGCGCCCATGCTGGCCGTGGTGACCCTGCTGGTGCTGGCCGCCCCGGCAGGGGAGATCCGGCGTTCCCGGGCCCGCTTCCACGGCCTGATGCTGCTGTTCGCAGCCTCCGCCGCGCTCACCGTCACCGCGGCGACGCTGCCGGCCCTGCTGTTCGCGTGGGAGATCATGGGCGCCGCCTCCTACGCGTTGATCGGGTTCTGGTGGCGTGACCCGGACCGGATGTCGGCCGGCCTGACCGCGTTCCTCACCACCCGCTCGGCCGACGTGGGCCTGTACGTCGCCGCGGGAGCCGCGCTGGCGGGTGGCGCGGGCCTGGCCCTGGCCGACCTGCCGCACGGCAGCCCGGGATGGCGGCACGTCGTCGCCGCCGGGATCCTCGTCGCCGCGCTCGGCAAGGCCGCGCAACTGCCGTTCTCGTACTGGCTGTCGCGGGCGATGGCCGGTCCGAGCCCGGTCAGCGCGCTCCTGCACTCAGCGGCGATGGTGGCCCTCGGCGGCTACCTGCTGCTGCGGGTGCAGCCGCTGCTCGCCGCGACCGGCTGGGCCGCTCCGCTGACCATGTGGGTGGGGGCCTCGACGGCGCTGCTGCTCGGCGCGGTGGCGGTCGCCCAGCGGGACGTCAAGCAGCTGCTGGCCGCCTCCACCTGCGCCCAGCTCGGGTTCGTGGTGCTGGCCGCCGGCGCCGGCACCGTGGCCGGCGGCGCCGCCCAGCTGATCGCGCACGCCGCCACCAAGGCACTGCTGTTCCTGGCGGCCGGCGTGTGGCTGACCGCGCTCGGCACCACGCGGCTGGCCGGGCTGCGCGGGGTCGCCGTCCGGTGGCGGTTGGTCGGCTGGTCCGCCACCGTCGGGGCGGTGACCCTCGCGGGGATCCCGCCGCTGTCGCTCTGGGCGACCAAGGACGCGATCCTGGCCCGGGTCGTCGAACGGTCGCCGTGGTTGTACGCGGTCGGCCTGGCCGCGTCGGCGTTGTCGGCCGCCTACGCCGGCAAGGTGCTCGTCGTCATCTGGCGGGCACGCCCGAACCAGCGCGGCGACGTCGGCACCCACCACGACCAGCGACTCGACACCCGCCGCGACCAGCGGTTCGATGCCCGCCGCGACCAGCGGTTCGATGCCGGCCGCGACCCGACGAAGGCCGCTGCCGGCGGCTCCCGGCAGGTGCCTTTGGCGGTCCTCGCGGCGTGCGCCGCCGCTGCCGGCCTGTTGGCCCTTCCGCCGGTCGGCCCGGTGGTCGCCCGTACCCTCGGGCAGCCCGGCGAATTCCACGTTCCGCCGGTCGAGCCGGCGGTGTCGGCTCTGCTCGCCCTCGCCGTGGTGCTGCTGGTCGCCCGCCGCCCGGCCCCCGAGCCGCGGTGGGCGCTGCGGTGGCTCGGGCTGGAAGCCGTCGCGCGGGTGCTGGTCGTCCGCCCGGTGCTGCGCTGCGCCGAGGCCCTGGCCCGCTTCGACGACCGGGTGCTCGACCGCGGCGTCCAGCTCGTGTCGACCGGGTCGCTGCGCCTGGCCCGGTGGGCCGGCCTGGTCGACGACCGGTGGATCGACGGCGCCGTGGAGCGACTCGCCGCCGGTACCCGTCGACTGGGGCGGCTCGCCCGCCGGCCACAGACCGGCCAGTTGCACCAGTACTACCTCCAGGCCGTGCTGGTGCTGCTCGCCGCCGTCGTCGTCCTCGTGGTCTGGGGATGA
- a CDS encoding snapalysin family zinc-dependent metalloprotease, giving the protein MRMPKMSRILATLAAAALTALGAVAVDQAPASAAIRNVCYNTSQAGPFAGYANQAATIWNNATKNINMAQCGSNLMIYYTYGGGSYAVRNSLGNGYVVIDYYQAQQYSPLRIMTHEIGHILGLADNYNGNCAILMSGGSAGTGCTNPYPSAGEAAAVDSYFSFAARGATTTEVFADSWPAAATVGALR; this is encoded by the coding sequence ATGCGTATGCCCAAGATGTCCCGGATCCTCGCCACCCTCGCCGCCGCGGCGCTGACGGCGCTCGGCGCCGTCGCCGTCGATCAAGCGCCGGCCTCCGCCGCCATCCGCAACGTCTGTTACAACACCAGCCAGGCCGGCCCCTTCGCCGGGTACGCCAACCAGGCGGCCACCATCTGGAACAACGCCACGAAGAACATCAACATGGCCCAGTGCGGCTCGAACCTGATGATCTACTACACCTACGGCGGCGGCTCGTACGCCGTCCGCAACAGCCTCGGCAACGGCTACGTGGTCATCGACTACTACCAGGCCCAGCAGTACTCCCCGTTGCGGATCATGACCCACGAGATCGGGCACATCCTCGGCCTCGCGGACAACTACAACGGCAACTGCGCCATCCTGATGTCCGGCGGCAGCGCCGGGACCGGCTGCACCAACCCGTACCCGAGCGCCGGCGAGGCCGCCGCGGTCGACTCGTACTTCTCCTTCGCCGCCCGCGGCGCGACGACGACCGAGGTCTTCGCCGACAGCTGGCCGGCCGCCGCGACGGTGGGCGCCCTCCGCTGA
- a CDS encoding non-reducing end alpha-L-arabinofuranosidase family hydrolase yields the protein MHPTWKGRAALLAATAGLVAAAGAVTLPANAAAAGCSVTYTVSSQWQDGFGANVTVTNLGDPVDGWTLTWSFAAGQTVTQYWNATITQNGAQLRAVNVSYNASIGSNASVSFGFNGSWSGSNPAPTSFALNGVTCTGGTGTPPPSTAPPPSTPPPSTPPPSTPPPTTPPPSGSLPSTFRWSSGGALIGPKADGRNIAGIKDPSVVYYNGRYHVFASTAQSSGYNLVYTSFTDWPQAGSAPFYYLDQSPIGTGYRAAPQVFYFAPQRLWYLVYQTGNASYSTNPDIGNPAGWSAPKHFYSGMPDIIRQNIGNGYWVDMWVICDSGNCYLFSSDDNGHLYRSQTTLAQFPNGFTNTVIAMQDSNRNRLFEAANVYRVGNQYLLLVEAIGGDGRRYFRSWTAPAVTGPWQPLADSESNPFARANNVTFTGTAWTRDISHGEMIRSGYDQTLTISPCNLRYLYQGLDPNAGGDYNGLPWRLGLLTQTNSTC from the coding sequence ATGCACCCCACCTGGAAAGGCAGGGCCGCGCTGCTCGCGGCCACCGCAGGACTGGTCGCCGCCGCCGGAGCCGTGACCCTGCCCGCCAACGCCGCCGCGGCCGGCTGCTCGGTCACCTACACGGTGTCCTCCCAGTGGCAGGACGGATTCGGCGCGAACGTCACCGTCACCAACCTCGGGGACCCGGTCGACGGCTGGACCCTCACCTGGTCCTTCGCCGCCGGTCAGACCGTCACCCAGTACTGGAACGCCACCATCACCCAGAACGGAGCGCAGCTCAGAGCCGTGAACGTCAGCTACAACGCGAGCATCGGCAGCAACGCCAGCGTGTCGTTCGGGTTCAACGGCTCCTGGAGCGGCAGCAACCCCGCGCCGACGAGCTTCGCGCTCAACGGGGTCACCTGCACCGGCGGCACGGGCACCCCGCCGCCGAGCACCGCCCCGCCACCGAGCACTCCCCCGCCGAGCACTCCCCCGCCGAGCACGCCACCGCCGACCACGCCGCCGCCGAGCGGCAGCCTGCCGAGCACCTTCCGCTGGAGCTCCGGCGGCGCGCTGATCGGCCCGAAGGCGGACGGCCGGAACATCGCCGGCATCAAGGACCCGTCGGTGGTGTACTACAACGGCAGGTACCACGTCTTCGCCAGCACCGCGCAGTCGTCGGGCTACAACCTCGTCTACACCAGCTTCACCGACTGGCCCCAGGCCGGCTCGGCCCCCTTCTACTACCTCGACCAGTCCCCGATCGGCACCGGCTACCGGGCCGCTCCGCAGGTGTTCTACTTCGCCCCGCAACGGCTGTGGTACCTGGTCTACCAGACCGGAAACGCGTCGTACTCCACCAACCCGGACATCGGCAACCCCGCCGGGTGGAGCGCGCCGAAGCACTTCTACAGCGGGATGCCCGACATCATCCGGCAGAACATCGGCAACGGCTACTGGGTCGACATGTGGGTGATCTGCGACAGCGGCAACTGCTACCTGTTCTCCTCCGACGACAACGGTCACCTCTACCGCTCGCAGACCACGCTGGCGCAGTTCCCCAACGGCTTCACCAACACCGTCATCGCCATGCAGGACAGCAACCGCAACCGGTTGTTCGAGGCGGCCAACGTCTACCGGGTCGGCAACCAGTACCTGCTGCTCGTCGAGGCGATCGGCGGCGACGGCCGGCGCTACTTCCGCTCCTGGACCGCGCCGGCCGTCACCGGACCGTGGCAGCCGCTCGCCGACAGCGAGAGCAACCCGTTCGCCCGGGCCAACAACGTCACCTTCACCGGCACGGCCTGGACCCGCGACATCAGCCACGGCGAGATGATCCGCAGTGGCTACGACCAGACCCTGACGATCAGCCCCTGCAACCTGCGCTACCTGTACCAGGGCCTGGACCCCAACGCCGGCGGCGACTACAACGGCCTGCCCTGGCGGCTCGGCCTGCTGACCCAGACAAACTCCACCTGCTGA
- a CDS encoding cellulase family glycosylhydrolase: MKRRVFTLGAALLAVAASVLMFVGPADAAVGLHVSGRNIVEANGQTFIMRGVNHPHVWYTGQTSSFANIKALGANTVRVVLGSGKRWGPSTDVANVISLCKQNRLICVLEVHDTTGYGEESAAASLDEAANYWISQKSALVGQESYVVINIGNEPIGNVNASQWTSATTAAIKKLRANGFEHLLMVDGPNWGQDWQFVMRDNAQAILDADNQHNTVLSIHMYAVFNTAAAVTDYLNRFQTNGWPLVIGEFGWRFNAGEVDHETILAEAQARRLGYLGWSWSGNSDPILDMATNFDPGRLTTWGQRIFNGANGIKATAKEATIFGGGPTATPSVTPTGTPSATPSATPTTTPTAGGGTCAATYSIVGQWQGGFQGDIQVTAGSSAISGWTVTWTFANGQTVTQTWNATVTSSGSKVTARNVSYNGSLGAGASTNFGFLGSWNGTTSAPGLSCTAS; this comes from the coding sequence ATGAAACGAAGGGTTTTCACCCTCGGCGCCGCGCTGCTCGCAGTCGCCGCATCCGTCCTGATGTTCGTCGGGCCGGCGGACGCGGCCGTGGGGCTGCACGTCAGCGGGCGCAACATCGTCGAGGCCAACGGCCAGACGTTCATCATGCGTGGCGTCAACCATCCCCATGTCTGGTACACCGGCCAGACCAGCTCGTTCGCCAACATCAAGGCGCTCGGCGCGAATACCGTGCGGGTGGTGCTGGGCAGCGGCAAGCGATGGGGTCCGTCCACCGACGTCGCCAACGTGATCTCCCTGTGCAAGCAGAATCGGCTGATCTGCGTACTGGAGGTGCACGACACCACCGGCTACGGCGAGGAATCCGCGGCGGCCTCACTCGACGAGGCGGCCAACTACTGGATCAGCCAGAAGAGCGCCCTGGTCGGCCAGGAGAGCTACGTGGTCATCAACATCGGCAACGAGCCGATCGGCAACGTCAACGCGAGCCAGTGGACCAGCGCGACCACCGCAGCCATCAAGAAGCTGCGCGCCAACGGCTTCGAGCACCTGCTCATGGTCGACGGGCCGAACTGGGGTCAGGACTGGCAGTTCGTCATGCGGGACAACGCCCAGGCGATCCTGGACGCCGACAACCAGCACAACACTGTGCTGTCGATCCACATGTACGCGGTGTTCAACACCGCCGCGGCCGTCACCGACTACCTGAACCGGTTCCAGACCAACGGGTGGCCGCTGGTCATCGGTGAGTTCGGCTGGCGATTCAACGCGGGCGAGGTCGACCACGAGACCATCCTGGCGGAGGCGCAGGCCCGCCGCCTGGGCTACCTGGGGTGGTCCTGGAGCGGCAACAGCGACCCGATCCTGGACATGGCCACGAACTTCGATCCCGGCCGGCTCACCACCTGGGGCCAACGGATCTTCAACGGCGCCAACGGCATCAAGGCCACGGCCAAGGAGGCCACCATCTTCGGGGGAGGGCCGACCGCGACACCGTCGGTGACGCCCACCGGGACGCCGTCGGCCACCCCGTCGGCGACTCCCACGACCACCCCGACCGCCGGGGGCGGGACCTGCGCGGCGACGTACTCGATCGTGGGCCAGTGGCAGGGTGGCTTCCAGGGCGACATCCAGGTCACCGCCGGCAGTTCGGCGATCAGCGGCTGGACCGTGACGTGGACCTTCGCCAACGGCCAGACCGTCACCCAGACCTGGAACGCGACCGTGACCAGCAGCGGGTCCAAGGTGACCGCTCGCAACGTGAGCTACAACGGCAGTCTCGGCGCCGGCGCCAGCACCAACTTCGGCTTCCTCGGGTCGTGGAACGGCACCACCAGCGCCCCTGGCCTGTCCTGCACAGCAAGCTGA
- the smpB gene encoding SsrA-binding protein SmpB, whose amino-acid sequence MARDNGRKLVASNKKARHDYTILKTYEAGIVLAGTEVKSLREGRVSLVDAFAQERDGEIMLYGLHIAEYGYGTWTNHAPRRTRKLLLHRVEIARILEKLRESGLTLVPLSMYFSNGWAKVELGLAKGKKSYDKRQTLAERDANREIARELGRRLKGRRPAR is encoded by the coding sequence GTGGCCAGGGATAACGGGCGAAAGCTCGTCGCCTCCAACAAGAAGGCGCGGCACGACTACACCATCCTCAAGACGTACGAGGCCGGGATCGTGCTGGCCGGCACCGAGGTGAAGTCGCTGCGCGAGGGGCGGGTGTCGCTGGTCGACGCGTTCGCCCAGGAGCGCGACGGCGAGATCATGCTGTACGGCCTGCACATCGCCGAGTACGGCTATGGCACGTGGACCAACCACGCACCCCGGCGCACCCGCAAGCTGCTGCTGCACCGGGTGGAGATCGCCCGGATCCTGGAGAAGCTGCGGGAGAGCGGGCTGACCCTGGTGCCGCTGTCGATGTACTTCTCCAACGGCTGGGCCAAGGTCGAGCTGGGCCTGGCGAAGGGCAAGAAGTCGTACGACAAGCGGCAGACCCTCGCCGAACGGGACGCCAACCGGGAGATCGCCCGCGAGCTGGGCCGCCGCCTCAAGGGACGCCGCCCGGCCCGCTGA
- a CDS encoding NADH-quinone oxidoreductase subunit NuoK, translating into MTLQTVLLVAAALFSVGLYGALSQQAVVMVMMGLELMLNGLILAAAAFWWFLAPDPSGQVLLLVIIVAMTVEMAMGFAVATHLHRVRRADLTDLAADLSR; encoded by the coding sequence GTGACCCTGCAGACCGTGCTGCTCGTGGCGGCGGCGCTGTTCAGCGTCGGACTCTACGGTGCGCTGTCCCAACAGGCGGTGGTCATGGTGATGATGGGGCTGGAGCTGATGCTCAACGGCCTCATCCTGGCCGCCGCGGCCTTCTGGTGGTTCCTCGCCCCGGACCCGTCCGGGCAGGTGCTGCTGCTGGTCATCATCGTCGCGATGACCGTGGAGATGGCCATGGGCTTCGCCGTGGCCACGCATCTGCATCGGGTACGCCGCGCCGACCTGACCGACCTGGCCGCGGACCTGTCCCGATGA
- a CDS encoding NADH-quinone oxidoreductase subunit J, with the protein MLLHVAFWVLAVVAVLAGAAAFMVDSMARASYSLAVSFVAVGLLVLLLRQHYVGVVTILMMVMEMAVMAVYMVMFMGMNPALMPMSMVHDNRHALAVSIGVFVLLAAGVLLVPWPARRGGPPADVTAALGDGLMGPKMLVMSAVGGVMAVTVVAGVVLAAHRTRYDRFGDDLRRRPADDPQPGGVGR; encoded by the coding sequence ATGCTCCTTCACGTCGCGTTCTGGGTCCTGGCGGTCGTCGCGGTGCTCGCCGGTGCCGCCGCGTTCATGGTCGACTCGATGGCCCGGGCCAGCTACTCCCTCGCCGTGTCCTTCGTCGCGGTCGGCCTGCTGGTGCTGCTGTTGCGGCAGCACTACGTCGGCGTGGTGACGATCCTGATGATGGTCATGGAGATGGCCGTCATGGCCGTCTACATGGTCATGTTCATGGGCATGAACCCGGCCCTGATGCCGATGAGCATGGTCCACGACAACCGTCACGCCCTGGCGGTGTCGATCGGCGTGTTCGTGCTCCTCGCCGCCGGAGTGCTGCTGGTGCCGTGGCCAGCGCGGCGTGGCGGTCCGCCCGCCGACGTGACGGCGGCGTTGGGGGACGGGCTGATGGGCCCGAAGATGCTGGTCATGTCCGCCGTCGGCGGGGTCATGGCGGTCACCGTCGTGGCCGGCGTCGTGCTGGCGGCCCACCGGACCCGGTACGACCGGTTCGGCGACGACCTGCGCCGGCGGCCGGCCGACGACCCACAGCCGGGGGGTGTCGGCCGGTGA
- a CDS encoding complex I subunit 4 family protein, with protein sequence MLSLIVFLPLLAAVALAALPRIGDTTARWTWVAVAAVDLGLVAVLWLRYDTPPPGQLTFAQRAAWIPGVNSSYHVGVDGLSLPLVAMTAVIYLACAGYALRERHRPRGQAALFLFLQSVSLGLFVAADLILFFVFFDLSLVGMYFVIAGWGHGDRARSALKFFLYTFLGSLALLVGFIGLYVAAEPHTFDIPRLVAAPPLQGRPVAGGLVLAAILLGLAVKTPTVPFHTWLPPAHTDAPAVGSAVLAGVLLKMGTYGFVRIAMPMLPQAWRAWAGVLIVIGVVSVIYGALVALAQVNVKRMIAYTSVNHMGYVVLAVGVAGLAAADTVQARAVAVAGAVTQMVSHGLITGALFLLAGVLHDRTRTYDAHRFGGLAASAPTFATLFAVGAFASLGLPAFSGFIAEFQIFTGSIAAAPVTAVAVLGILVTAALFLRALQRILTGETAGRSIGFADLRAGELWSVGPLLVLALVIGVVPRPLLAVVEPAAHAVVGLLGR encoded by the coding sequence GTGCTCAGTCTGATCGTCTTCCTGCCGCTGCTCGCCGCCGTGGCGCTGGCCGCCCTGCCGCGTATCGGCGACACCACGGCGCGCTGGACCTGGGTCGCCGTGGCGGCCGTCGATCTCGGACTGGTCGCCGTGCTGTGGCTGCGCTACGACACGCCGCCGCCCGGGCAGTTGACCTTCGCCCAGCGGGCGGCCTGGATCCCGGGGGTGAACAGCAGCTACCACGTCGGGGTGGACGGCTTGTCGCTGCCCCTGGTGGCGATGACCGCGGTGATCTATTTGGCCTGTGCCGGGTACGCGCTGCGCGAGCGGCACCGCCCCCGTGGCCAGGCGGCGCTGTTCCTGTTCCTGCAGAGCGTCAGCCTCGGCCTCTTCGTGGCCGCCGACCTGATCCTGTTCTTCGTCTTCTTCGACCTGTCCCTCGTCGGCATGTACTTCGTCATCGCCGGCTGGGGCCACGGCGATCGCGCGCGGTCGGCGCTGAAGTTCTTCCTCTACACCTTCCTCGGCTCCCTGGCACTGCTGGTCGGCTTCATCGGCCTGTACGTCGCCGCCGAACCGCACACCTTCGACATCCCGCGACTCGTGGCCGCGCCACCGCTGCAGGGCCGACCCGTCGCCGGTGGGCTGGTGCTCGCGGCGATCCTGCTGGGCCTGGCGGTGAAGACGCCGACCGTGCCGTTCCACACCTGGCTGCCACCCGCGCACACCGACGCCCCGGCCGTCGGCTCGGCGGTCCTCGCGGGGGTGTTGCTGAAGATGGGCACCTACGGCTTCGTCCGCATCGCGATGCCGATGCTGCCGCAGGCCTGGCGGGCCTGGGCAGGCGTGCTGATCGTCATCGGCGTCGTCTCGGTCATCTACGGGGCGCTCGTGGCGCTGGCCCAGGTCAACGTAAAGCGCATGATCGCCTACACGTCGGTCAACCACATGGGCTACGTAGTCCTCGCCGTCGGTGTCGCCGGCCTGGCCGCCGCCGACACCGTACAGGCCCGCGCCGTCGCGGTCGCCGGCGCGGTCACCCAGATGGTCAGCCACGGACTGATCACCGGCGCGCTCTTCCTGCTCGCCGGCGTCCTCCACGACCGGACCCGAACGTACGACGCGCACCGTTTCGGTGGGCTCGCCGCCTCCGCGCCGACCTTCGCGACGCTGTTCGCCGTGGGCGCCTTCGCGTCCCTCGGACTGCCCGCCTTCTCCGGTTTCATCGCCGAGTTCCAGATCTTCACCGGTAGCATCGCCGCCGCACCCGTCACCGCCGTCGCGGTGCTCGGCATCCTGGTCACGGCGGCGCTGTTCCTGCGGGCGCTGCAACGGATCCTCACCGGCGAGACCGCCGGCAGGTCGATCGGGTTTGCGGACCTGCGGGCCGGCGAGCTGTGGTCGGTCGGGCCGTTGCTGGTGCTCGCCCTGGTGATCGGGGTCGTCCCGCGCCCGTTGCTCGCCGTCGTCGAGCCCGCCGCGCACGCCGTCGTCGGCCTGCTCGGGCGTTGA